The following nucleotide sequence is from Nothobranchius furzeri strain GRZ-AD chromosome 11, NfurGRZ-RIMD1, whole genome shotgun sequence.
ttgctgtcaactgtcaagatgagatccaaagagctgtcactcagtgcgtttacatgcagccagtaacccttttaaaacccgaatattcacaataacccggttccgcaagtCCTTgctaacaccgccaaaaacccggatatgctcataaccgggtttttaaaaacccggttactacacctggggtaacccttttctaacccgaatgtttggtcgtgtaaacgcacatcgggatatccccatcaaagcgtgtgtcctgcgcatgctctgttcgcaaggaatcttggtcttttgagtagcgagacgtcttgtatgcgccagaactctggaagtaaacaacaagttgggagcaaaatggcgagtcgcggcacagcaccacacttttggagtgacgaagaaactaaagcacaaacgcggtcgctatctcttccgacctgagaaacatgttgttgttttcacggataccggaacgagagaaccggaaatgacgcattttgcgtctggacgtagtccatacgtcttgacgctaccccaacgtccgcatttaaatcgggttatgcaagttaggggtaactctttctatttatgcttgtaaacgggttattctgatcaactcagaaacccgaataccgaccttaacccgatcataacccggatattggctgcatgtaaacgtagtcactatcagtgaagcaagccatcatcaggctgaaaaacaaaagaaacctatcagagagatagcaaaaacattaggagtggccaaaacaacagtttggaacattctcaaaaagaaggaatgcaccggtgagctcagcaacaccaaaagacccggaagaccacggaaaacaactgtggtggatgaccgaagaatcctttccctggtgaagaaaacacccttcacaacagttggtcagatcaagaacactctccaggaggtaggtgtatctgtgtcaaagtcatcaagagaagactccaccagtgtgaatacagagggttcaccacaagatgtaaaccattggtgagccccaaaaacaggaaggccagattaaagTTTgctaaacaacatctaaaaaagccttcacagttctggaacaacatcctatggacagatgaaaCCAAgaccaacttgtaccagagtgatgggaagagaagagtatggagatggAAAGGacctgctcatgatcctaagcataccacctcatcagtgaagcatggtgctggaagtgtcatggcgtgggcatgtatggctgccagtggaactggttctcttgtatttattgatgatgtgactgctgacaaaagcagcacgatgaattctgaagtgtttcgggcaatattatctgctcattttcagccaaatgcctcagaattcattggacggcgcttcacagtgcagatggacaatgacccaaagcatactgcaaaagcaactaaAGACTtttaagtggactgttttgcaatggccaagtcaaccacctgacctgaatccgactgagcgtgcatttcacttgctgaagacaaaactgaagggaaaatgctcCAGGAACAAgcgggaactgaagactgttgcagtagaggcctggcagagcatcaccagggatgaaacccaacatctggtgatgtctatgtgttccagacttcaggctgtaattgactgcaaaggatttgcaagcaagtattgaaatgtataagtctgatttatggttcttattctgtcccattacttttggtcccttaacaagtgggaggcacatatgttgtaattcctacaccgttcacctgattcggatgtaaataccctcaaataaaaactGACAGTCTGCAATTAAAGCACattttgttcgtttcatttgatatccactgtggaggtgtatagagccaaaaatgttagcattgtgtcgatgtcccaatatttatggacctgactgtaaaaCAACAGGAATAATATGTTGAGCAACAGAGGCACAACAAGAATGGTCACTTTTATCATTCAGTAGAAAAGGTTTCCATCCAGATGGTTAAAGAAATCTTTGGGGATTTCAGAGATGCTTCTCCCTGTGACCTGATGCATGTTTATGCATGAGAGCAAGGGGAGAGGGGGGGAGGACCCAGGGCCAAAGTCACGCGTGCAGCTTAGCATGGATCCAAATGCCAACGCCGGTATTCAAGCATGCTCAGAATGACAACAGCACGATGTGGATTTGCACTTTAAAGCTCTCAGATTGTTGGGATTCACTGAAATAAACACAGATCTAATCAAGCTATTATGACTTCCTGTACTTTATAAATGAATCAAACatttttctaaacaataaaaatctaaatatgaATCTAACCTTAAACCTTTTGAGTCAAAGAAGTCTTTCTATGCTGGCTGTGTGTTTGAGACAACTAGAGCTCTAACTTCAGCTACAGATGTCCACAAGCAGCACCAACAACTGTGCAGGAGCAGATAATGGTCAGAGATTTATCTGTCAGGGGGAAAATTAGCTGCTGACCTGCAAGGAGAAGCATTTGTTTTACACAGACAGGTGGTGTTTACAGCAGCTTGTAACTCCGTTTCAGGTAAATTGATAACCTTAATTGAATCATTAAAGCAGGAGTCATCATATCctattaggtgtgtgtgtgtcattaccTCCTCTACATTAGAGGCAGTCTTGGCTGAGGTCTCCATAAATATGAGGCCATGTTCTCTGGCAAAAGCTTCACCTTCCTCTTTcttcacctctctcctggactccAGGTCACTGAGACACAAACACGATCAGCTGGTCGTCAGTAAAAATGTAGCTATACAACTCAAAAGGTCAGACCGCGCAATCCGCTTTAACAACCACATGAATTAGGAATACTCACATTTGACCAAATTGGTCAAAATACCCATTATCTCAGCTGGTTGGCATCACCATGCAAATGTAAGGTTGAACGTACCCTGTTAACTCATTGTTCCAACACTAAAGTGTTATCTAAAAGTCAgtaacttgatgcaatttgctaggCTTACTTGGTGGGACATAAAACCGACAGTAGACTTAGCAGGAGGACAAGGCCTGTAACACTATATGTATGGTGTTACAGGcccatttgctgggttccttatataggaaacgttttactgattggcttaattaactgatctgtattggaatgtttactgtgtgaagtgccttgagatgactcgtcgtgatttagcgatatataaataaatttgaattgaaaATTATCCAGCAGAAGGGTAGCGTGACCGAGCAGCTGCATCCATACCACAGGTGCAGAAGTGAAATAACCACATTTAAATAAGctcggagtgtgtgtgtgtgtgtgtgtgtgtactacagCACAGGCTGGTGTGCTTCTGTAACCTCAGGAACAACAAGCCACGTGAAGCAAAAAGCAGAACTAAAGTTATCTGAATTTCATAAAATACCTGAATCACATTAACGTTGAACATTTTATTTGTGAAACGGATTGTTGTGTAAATGTAAGACCAGTAACAGTCTTGACCACCGGTAATGGCTGCCACACACTGCTGATGGTCCAACCTTATGTAGGCCAGGATGTACCCAACGCATTACCTCTTGTTGCCAATGAGCATGATGACCATATTGGAGTTGGAATGTTGGCGCGCGTCCTCTAACCAGGTCGTCAAGTGGTTGAAGGTGTCCCTTCTGTTAAAGCAAGCACAGATTTCTGGTTTCAGTCGGACTTCGCTCTGAAACTGGACACATTACAGATCAACCATCTGCTGTTGTACACGAACCAACATTTTACTTTCTCTTGAAAATCTCATGGTGTTGTCTGCAACAATTTAAAGTTACAAAACCATTTTCTTCTTCAGCAGATCTACAGAGTCCCTGCAAACCTTATGAACCAGTAATAATGGTGCCAGTCTTGCCAAACACCAGGTCATCTGGTTTGACTCGTGCTTTCAGATAAGGAGCTCTGGATGTTTGCAGGCTAAACACGACCCAGCTGAGAAGTAGTAACTAGTTCAGACACGTCTGTAACAACAGCTGCACTGAAAGAGCTGAATGCTGTAACAGATCTGAGATAGAGGATTCTAGTAGAtggatgttaaaaaaaaaactggtatGTGCTTGCTTTGCCATGCAAACGGTTTTATTCCCCCAAACGGATCAGAAGTTTTCGAAAAAACATTTCAAACATCAAATTTACAGTAAAAATTCGCTCTTTTAATTTCTTCCTAAAAATAAAACATAGAATAGACGGTTGCCTGGATTCTATGTCAGCTGATTTCCAAGTTACCACAATGTTCCTAAATGCAACCTCCATACTTGGCTGGGTTACCTTGTGATGTCATAAACTAGCAGAGCTCCGGCCGCTCCTCTGTAGTAAGACCTGGTGATGGACCGGAATGACTCCTGGCCAGCCTGGGGACACACATCAATAAATTAAAAGAAActgaaacataaataaataaaatgttcacaAAATGCAGATGATGTGTTTTCATAACCCTCCACTTTCATCCAGCCATATAGGTCAAAAAGCAGTCCTGATTCTAAAGGAGTCCTGCTCCGGGTTTTCTGTCTCTGGGGAGAGGACAGAGCGGAGTCTGTAACTGGATACAATAGCCTTCTCTCTTCtactctccatccatccattacatAGTCCTTACTTTCTCTCTGCTAGTGTGCATCACCTCCCAGTTTCTCAATTTATGCTAAACAAAGAAGGTCAAATTAGCTGCAGTGTTGCAGTATGCAGATTAGACATGTAGCATTTGTGTCATCCTTGACAGTCCATCCAGCTCACCGGGTCACCTTGTACTTTCACTTCCCCTCTCCATTATTATCCCCTCATTGTCTCACCTTTCCTTTGTCTTCCCTCCATCCCTCATCGTTTCATTCTATCCCTCTCTCTGATTCTCCCCTCCTTCCATCACAGCTTTCACCATCCAGCATTCTTACTGCCCCCTCCCCAACCCAAGGTCTATTCATCCTCTGTCTCTGTCCAGTGTACATTAACAATGTTGTCTCTGTGTTCATCCAGGCCAGAGCTGAAAACAAAACGGCACTATCCTAGCAGCTGCAAGTCCTGCACTGCTCTGACCTCATCTGAAAAACCAGAcagtcacacagacacacaagcaGGAACACAGCAAGTCAATGAATCATTCAGCAAGTCAGAGACACAGCCAGCTAGTTTGTCGCCCAGAAAACCAGCCTGGAGGCTATCAAACACATCGATTTGGAGGACTAGTTAGCCACCTAGAGAACTGCCCAGCTAGGTCAGTCAGCTATAAACCAACCCAGAAAACCAGTTAGTGAACCAAACACCAAGTCAGCTGGTCACTGAACAGCCAGTCAGTAACACAGACAGCAGTCAACCAGCCTGAAGTGCTATTAGTGAATAAATGATAAATAAGGGTGAAAGAAAGGGAATGCTGTGTCTGTCAGCCATCTGGCCAACAGACTTGTGTgcagacaaccccccccccccccccacacacacacacacacttatttgtaTGGCGAGTGCAGCCCACACAACAATCCAAATGGCTTCTCTCTTGGTTGCCGTTTGGTGATGGTGTCTGCATAAGTCCCATAATGACATCAGTCTGCCGGGTTTTGGTTCGACTATAATTATTCCACACCTGGACAACCAGGTGAACTAAAACACCTATTTGGTGGGACATAAGACCGACAGCAGACTGAGCAGGAGGAAAAGGCCTGTAACACTATATGTATGGTGTTACAGGCCCATttctcctgctgctcctcctcagaaAAATAGAGCTCTAACTCCACCTGCTGGTCAGTTTCTTAACTGCATGCACACACTCATTTTGAAACTGAAATGTCAATGACTGAAACACACAATTGCATGTaaataatatccatccatccatcttcatccgcttatccggagtcgggtcgcgggggcagtagcctaaggcgagaggcccagacttccctctccccagccacttgggccagctcctccggggagctTCTACAACAGGAAGGATATTAATAGTTTGCAACATAAAAACCCACATGAAACGATCTGAACCATCCCTTTAATGTCCTCTTCAAAGTTAACAATGATCCCATTCATAGCGGCTCAGTCCCTTCagttaaataacaaaaacataaaaCGTATCACATTCCAGCAGGACCTCTTCAGTGTGGTGCCAATGTGTGCCTTTGAAATGGGTTTAAGACCAAAAATGTACAAAAGCAAACAAGTATTGTGCTATTTTACACCATCTAGAGCAACGATAGGCCCAATATATGATCAAATATgaccgttggcactattgagatgtcattcctTATGAAATACAAGTCATTTTCCTTAGCCATTCCATCAGTCCGGATATAAGACatttggatttgatgaaaccccgCCCGCACCCATGTGAATTCCACcatagtacacagctgcagaaCTGCAGACCGCAGATTAATGCTTGCAGCAGATTCACATCAACATGTGGGGAAAAAAACACTGgcattcctgtttcaggaactagaagtgagccagatcagagttgagtGGGCAGGATGGCAGTTTTACTCCCTGATatcgagacatttagcctctgatAGGCTaagagcaacgcaactctaccactgactcagttcacTCTGCAAAGTTGAtgatttatcttcacaaataacacaagcctgaaggatgtctgccatgctgtggagttgctaatgctaacagttagcttttaataGCCAagtcatgctctgctctctcctggatgctaaatcaacaacagttaAACTCGTTACAAAGATATTATCACCCTATGTGTATTTTACACAACAATGTGAGCATCTGGgatgagtttttttttatttgctgcAACAAAAATGTAAATATCTAAAGAATTATTTACCGTATCCCAGATTTGCAATTTGATCTGTTTGCCGTCTATAGTGATCATCCTTGCGCCAAACTCCACACCTAGAAAACAACCACAGAAGATTAAAATGAAATACAATTAGATAATGCATTTTCAAAAGAAGCTGGTGTTTATTAATGAATCTTAAAAAAATCCTGCTTTTTAAAAGGTTTACTCATTGTTACTAGCTGGAACCTCAGTGACAAATGTGTGTTTTATATGGACAGACAGAAGAACCACAAATAGAAGAAAGTCTAAAAAGAGGTTACTAAACTAAAACTCATATTTATTCACTGCACAGTGATGAAGTGGAAATGAGCCGTTTAATGAAACATGAGCCAATGTGCCCAGGCCCTCGGCTGAACAGTACTAGAGGGTGTGGTGCTCCTGATGCTGCAACCATACAAAACATTTACAGCACATCCATCTGCTGTACAGATCAGAAACAAGGTAACGTGACAGAGGAGTTGCGACTTCAACCCTTGACCCACATGTTTGTGTGGGCAGGTTTAACACTTCATTTGAAGGTGCAgtttgtaagaatgacatcctgaggTCAAATTAGGATTCTGCAGCCCACTTTTCTAGGCAAAAAGTTAAGAATCTCACTGCCGTTCCTGAGTTTCATTGCTGTtaccagttacagatcagcagtagaagattctagatgacaaatgTAGAAGAGTCATACATTTTTATATCTTGAGTGTTTTAAGGTAGGGAGCACTCACTACTCTTTTTACGGTAATATTTCTGCAGCATTACATGATGTGTGGTTGCTTGTCATCCTGCTGTTAGCTTGCCATTAAAGTTCTGAACGATTCTAATTCACtaatagcattgttagctcaacgctaGCCTCTAGTCTGCTTGACCCGGCagagtaaaataaaaagatgctgtggcttcttaggggtaaaagaaataacttctgggtcacttctTTTTACTGGCTTCATTTCTTTAAAGAACTCTGCAGTTTTTGCCTGCCAGTATCAATTCCTGGAAGGGGAAAAACTTCAGATTGAAGCTTAATgatgttcaccccccccccccccacaaaataaataaataaataaataaataaataaataatgcagGCGATTGTATTCGGCAAATATTAAGCATGATCGGGCAATCTGAAACTCATATATCTGATTGTTTTTAGGCTTGTGAATGCACCACTGCAAAGCGGCAATGAACATTTACAAACAAGTTTGCCAGTCTGAACTCACCAGAGCTTAGTACCAATTCATCATAGCAATAACAGATGTTGCATGTGAAAGTTTTCACTTTCAGAACCCTAACCCAACAAATAGATTCTGACGCCTGTTACAGccggaaagaaaagaaaattaatCCTCAAATACGAAATCGGTGCAGCTCTGATTAAAATATTCAGTAATGTTGTAATTAAAATTTTACTGAAACCTTTAGTTTATAAAAAAATTACATTAAACTATGACATTTAAAAGCAGGCATAACTCAAATGACTATTGATGATGAGGGAGAGTGTGGTCAGCAGTTCTTACCGATGGTGAGATCGTGAACTGGCTGAAACCTCTTGTCTGTGAACTGTAGTAATAGACATGATTTCCCCACACCTGGAAAACattaaagaaaattaaaatgaCTTTATAGATACAACTGGAAACCTGAACTGAACTGATTCAGAACCAAAAAGACAAGTAAAGAAATTGAACTCTGCATCTAAACGGCGCAGAGACACTTAGCTGTTTGTAGGTGACAATGATCAGCAGGGAGTCACATATGCACAACAGGAATTATTGTCACATAAATACGACACATACATTTTTAATATTAGAGCATTAGAGTCAGCATCCAGTTCAAATGAGCCCAGCAGGAAACTTACACTTGTTTTCCAGCCCAGCTTTGGTTAGCCAACTGTTAGCGTGCTAAATGACCAGCTGGCTATTTCAAGTGTGATGTCACAACTTTTTTTTCCCACAAGGGCACTAATGAATCTGCTCGTGACTAACACTACTCCGATCACAACTCATTCTGAATGCTGCAGTCTGCCACTGATACAACACAACGGATTAATGCCTTTAATATGCTATTGTCTGGACGTTTAGCTAACACGGCTCAAAACAAAAACAGGACAGTGGATTATAGAGTTGATGACAGAGCTAGGAACATTTTGATGAAAACACAAGTGATCAATAGTTGCTGAAAAAGAGAAACATCCTGTGTCAGATCGTTAGCAGACATCAGATAAGGAGTTATTGCCCTCGTTTATGAAACACTGAGATGAGTTTTCACAGAAGCTGAAATCAAAGTGTTGTTTTTGATAAAATAATACCAAACATGTCTGAACACTCATCATATTTCTTACACTTAAAGGACGGCTTTACATCTCTTAGGtatttttcaacattttgttAGATTTTCACACATGTAGCAGGAAAGTTTACATATAAACAAACAACCCCGAAATGAGTAACCTGTAGTCATTCATGCAAAGATAGAACAATAAACATCACCCAAAATGTTTAAACTAGAATAAATAACATCCAGCAGCAGTAATTAAATCCATCAACCAGCCTCAAGACAGAATGTCTCATGGTCTGTTTAAGACAACAATCTTACaaaatctatttaaaaaaaaatgctgattataaatttaatattttgtttTGATAACTTGATGCACGACACAAACTCAAAAGCAAAGGCTAGTGATTATATCGGAGGAAAAGGTATCTAATAGAAGACGAGGATGGTGTGAAGGAGAAGGCGGTGACGCAGAGGGACACGGCGCTCCTCCAGTTTCCAAGGATCCCTACTGCCAGGCAGTGGCGTTGCTAGGCAGGGGCCATGTGATGCTAATTATAAGGGATGGAGGGATCAACAGGAGGGAAGCAAAATAAAGGTGAACATCACCAGTTCATCACACTTATATATGCTGTCAGCGGGCACCTGCGTACTCCTCTCACAACAAGGCTCAAAAACACACTATGTGTACGTTGGTGGAACTCGTTATTCTGCTCCTAATTAGTTGAATTAGCCACAATACTTAAAAGACCACTTCAGCATCGCTCAGCAGCGCATTCCTGGCCAAAAGTTAACAACATGGTGCCTGAGCGATGGAGTATGGGCAAACTCTTTACCCCGGGCTATAATCAAAGCCTGTTAGGCTTTCATCGTGGGTACAATTATCGTTCTAATTAAATGGAGAACTAGGTAATGTTTCCATAAAAGCTCTTTCCTCCAGTTCCAGCTGAGGTAATAACGTCTCATCATACTTTACCATGCAGAGTTAATTCTGACTTTGCTCAGTGCTGAGTGGATGGGAAACAAAGAGGGTGCGTGTCGACTGGATCAGCGACAGGCTGGTAAACGGGTTGGTTTTCATCCTGGATATGTTCAGGAGAACGTGGTGAGTGATTGTTCAGCTAAAGGCGTGCTTCATGTGAAAAGGTAGGTGAGTATGAGGGTGTGACTGTGTAGAGCACACAGAAGGCAAAAGGTACGGAAGGCTTCAAATGTCCAGAATCCTGCTTCCtagaagccacacacacacacacaaaatgcacCATTTCAGGACCGTTTAAGTCACTCAGTTTGAGTGACATCAGCATGACTCGACAGATGGAGGAATCGCTACCTGCTTCTGACTCCAGCAACATTAGTGAGCTGATGAAGGGAACCCTTGGAGGAAAACTTGGATCTCAGATCATTCAGGCTATTGAACATCTCAGAAATAAACCTTTAAAATCTAAGTGGAGCTCTTCATTACACAAGGACACGATTAATGTGATTTTCCAGTTTCTCAAAGATGACTAACTGTTGTCATGGCAACCAGTACTAGACTGAAGTCCACAAAAGTTGGCTTAGCAAACTTAAGGCTAATAACAGAGTGCCTACTTATAATAATCGTCAGATGAGTATGGTTTTGATCATTTTTAGTGTTCATGTGAGCCTTATAAGGAAGTGTATTGCCGATGAGTGCGGGGAAAAGAATATGGGAGCAGTTTCTCGTAATAACACGTTTAATATCCCGTAATAATGAGATTGCGCTAAAGGGTGAAACACCAACATCTCGTGGTTGCTTGGATTTCATCTAGAAGAAAAAAGGGAGGGAAGATAGAGTCAGAGAGAGCTTCTTTATGCTTTCTTAAGAAGCGTCGTTATAATGGACGGGTGCCTTTCCACCGGCCTCGAAGCAGCGCGACCCAGAAGCGTAGGGCCACATTGCTTATGTTTTAGTCTAATTTTTACACTATATGCTTCTTGTCTAACTATGCAGGTCTGATcgggtcagacaggaagtcaaacataaaaGTAGTG
It contains:
- the rab2a gene encoding ras-related protein Rab-2A, which codes for MAYAYLFKYIIIGDTGVGKSCLLLQFTDKRFQPVHDLTIGVEFGARMITIDGKQIKLQIWDTAGQESFRSITRSYYRGAAGALLVYDITRRDTFNHLTTWLEDARQHSNSNMVIMLIGNKSDLESRREVKKEEGEAFAREHGLIFMETSAKTASNVEEAFINTAKEIYEKIQEGVFDINNEANGIKIGPQHPTTNSTLSSSQGGQHAGGGCC